Proteins encoded together in one Kutzneria kofuensis window:
- a CDS encoding discoidin domain-containing protein, protein MTQVEEDGLSRRGFLSTGVTLLAGFGLAAALPGVAEAAPDAAQAQASGPADLALFRPVTVSSTDYAATPAKFAVDGVAEVGLRGSGWRAAQGDPQWLVVDLQGQCQVSKIVLTFDAKPGDPAFDFGKSRNGTSGLEILTSYSTSYALDVSTDGEVWTTVHSTTAGTGAVNTIALDQPAAARWVRFTSFSRSTSNPLGVNGFQVYGTARGNRPQVTGWTNWPAQRRTPPALTVEKDGTVPVESGWVLTMDNFAPSQDGAVLSGQSVNTDSWVPATVPGTVLASLVEQGHFPDPVSGMNNMVIPEALSRHAWWYRRTFAVPAGLDTGAGRFVWLEFDGVNNQADVWLNGKSVGTLSHPFGRAVFDVTSTLRRSGDQALAVKITPIPFPGSPGDKGPAGQSFVDAGGGIFANSPTLVAASGWDWMPAVRDRVSGIWNHVRLRSTGAAVLGDARIDTALPKLPDLSVAEVTITVPVRNASSTSQQVTVTAAFDTVKVSSTVTVAAGQQTDVKFDPAAFPQLKLADPKLWWPNGYGDPNLHELQLTATVGGRTSDKRTLDFGIRKIGYDFGLPITIQNGRADQTVDFPVQQAQYVRVQGGKRATGWGISLYTLSVVNSASPTTDLALNKTATASSVDNDGNPPQNAVDGNPNTRWSSNYNDDQYIQVDLGSVQTFDRVALTWETAYAATFKIQVSNDGNTWTDVKAVDNSPVPLTILVNGVKVFIRGGSWGWDELLRRMPQDRVDNVVAMHRDMNFTMIRNWIGCSYREELFAAADRNGILVWNEFWDGFSTDPANHDIFLAQAKDTVLRYRYHPCMVVFFGCNEGTPPDSIDGPLRDIVTGNTDLLYQSNSAGGVISGDGPYLWVDPKQYFTGGATGGKHGFWSEIGIPTVSVVESMRNLVGEGDPGWPIGAPWYLHDWSANGNQKPQTYLDAIDARLAPSSGLEEFCRKAQFVNYESMRAIFEAWNALLWNDARGVLLWMSHPAWHSTVWQTYDYDMDVNGSYYGSRKGCEPHHVQASLATWQVSAVNHTPAAVAGATVTAQLYDLTGKALGAAQTQKVDVAASSVTQAFTVPFADSLPALHLLRLRMTDSKGNLLSENTYWRYRADTDMRALNQVAATSVSVSLKQSGNAYSAVVKNTGKTVAAMVRLSLREHNGKDRVLPTLYGDNYFWLLPGESKTVSVTPRKSVSQPRLLVEGYNVATTLS, encoded by the coding sequence ATGACGCAGGTCGAAGAAGACGGGCTGTCGAGAAGGGGATTCCTGTCCACCGGGGTCACCCTGCTCGCGGGGTTCGGCCTGGCGGCGGCGCTGCCCGGCGTGGCGGAGGCGGCGCCCGACGCCGCACAGGCACAGGCGTCAGGTCCGGCGGATCTGGCGCTGTTCCGGCCGGTGACGGTGTCGTCCACGGACTACGCGGCGACGCCGGCGAAGTTCGCGGTGGACGGGGTGGCGGAGGTCGGCCTCCGCGGCAGCGGCTGGCGCGCGGCGCAGGGCGATCCGCAGTGGCTGGTGGTGGACCTGCAGGGCCAGTGCCAGGTGAGCAAGATCGTGCTGACCTTCGACGCCAAGCCGGGCGACCCGGCCTTCGACTTCGGCAAGTCCCGCAACGGGACCAGCGGCCTGGAGATCCTGACCAGCTACTCCACCTCGTACGCCCTGGACGTGTCGACGGACGGCGAGGTGTGGACGACGGTCCACAGCACCACCGCCGGCACGGGCGCGGTCAACACGATCGCCCTGGACCAACCGGCGGCGGCCCGCTGGGTGCGGTTCACGTCGTTCAGCCGCTCGACGTCGAACCCGTTAGGTGTCAACGGCTTCCAGGTCTACGGCACGGCCAGGGGCAACCGCCCGCAGGTGACCGGCTGGACGAACTGGCCGGCGCAGCGCCGCACCCCGCCGGCGCTGACGGTCGAAAAGGACGGCACGGTGCCGGTGGAGTCCGGCTGGGTGCTGACCATGGACAACTTCGCGCCGAGCCAGGACGGCGCGGTCCTCTCCGGCCAGTCGGTGAACACCGACAGCTGGGTGCCGGCGACGGTGCCGGGCACGGTCCTGGCCTCGCTGGTGGAGCAGGGCCACTTCCCGGACCCGGTGTCCGGCATGAACAACATGGTGATCCCGGAGGCGCTGTCCCGGCACGCCTGGTGGTACCGCCGCACGTTCGCCGTCCCGGCCGGCCTGGACACCGGCGCCGGCCGGTTCGTCTGGCTGGAGTTCGACGGCGTGAACAACCAGGCCGACGTGTGGCTGAACGGCAAGTCCGTCGGCACGCTGTCGCACCCCTTCGGCCGCGCGGTCTTCGACGTCACGTCGACGCTGCGCCGCAGCGGCGACCAGGCACTGGCGGTCAAGATCACCCCGATCCCGTTCCCGGGCAGCCCCGGTGACAAGGGCCCGGCCGGCCAGTCCTTCGTGGACGCCGGCGGCGGCATCTTCGCCAACTCCCCCACGCTGGTCGCGGCGTCCGGCTGGGACTGGATGCCGGCGGTCCGGGACCGGGTGTCCGGCATCTGGAACCACGTCCGGCTGCGCTCGACCGGCGCGGCCGTGCTCGGCGACGCCCGTATCGACACGGCCCTGCCGAAGCTGCCCGACCTGAGCGTCGCCGAGGTGACGATCACGGTGCCGGTGCGCAACGCGTCGTCGACCTCGCAGCAGGTCACCGTCACCGCGGCCTTCGACACCGTGAAGGTGAGCAGCACCGTCACGGTCGCCGCCGGACAGCAGACCGACGTCAAGTTCGACCCGGCGGCGTTCCCGCAGCTGAAGCTGGCCGACCCGAAGCTGTGGTGGCCCAACGGGTACGGCGACCCGAACCTGCACGAGCTGCAGCTGACCGCGACCGTCGGCGGCAGGACCAGCGACAAGCGGACCCTGGACTTCGGCATTCGCAAGATCGGCTACGACTTCGGCCTGCCGATCACCATCCAGAACGGCCGGGCCGACCAGACCGTCGACTTCCCGGTGCAGCAGGCGCAGTACGTGCGGGTGCAGGGCGGCAAGCGGGCAACCGGCTGGGGCATCTCGCTGTACACGCTGTCCGTGGTCAACAGCGCGTCGCCGACGACCGACCTGGCGCTGAACAAGACAGCGACCGCGTCCTCTGTGGACAATGACGGCAACCCGCCGCAGAACGCGGTCGACGGCAACCCGAACACCCGCTGGTCCTCCAACTACAACGACGACCAGTACATCCAGGTCGACCTCGGCTCCGTGCAGACCTTCGACCGGGTCGCGCTGACCTGGGAGACGGCGTACGCGGCGACGTTCAAGATCCAGGTGTCGAACGACGGCAACACCTGGACCGACGTCAAGGCCGTGGACAACTCGCCGGTGCCGCTGACGATCCTGGTCAACGGGGTCAAGGTGTTCATCCGCGGCGGCAGCTGGGGCTGGGACGAACTGCTGCGCCGGATGCCGCAGGACCGGGTGGACAACGTCGTCGCCATGCACCGGGACATGAACTTCACCATGATCCGCAACTGGATCGGGTGCAGCTACCGGGAGGAGCTGTTCGCCGCGGCCGACCGCAACGGCATCCTGGTGTGGAACGAGTTCTGGGACGGCTTCTCCACCGATCCCGCCAACCACGACATCTTCCTGGCGCAGGCCAAGGACACCGTGCTGCGCTACCGGTACCACCCGTGCATGGTGGTGTTCTTCGGCTGCAACGAGGGCACGCCGCCGGACTCGATCGACGGCCCGCTGCGCGACATCGTCACCGGCAACACGGACCTGCTGTACCAGAGTAACTCCGCCGGCGGCGTGATCAGCGGCGACGGCCCGTACCTGTGGGTCGACCCGAAGCAGTACTTCACCGGCGGGGCGACCGGCGGCAAGCACGGGTTCTGGAGCGAGATCGGCATCCCGACGGTGTCGGTCGTGGAGAGCATGCGCAACCTGGTCGGCGAGGGCGACCCGGGCTGGCCGATCGGCGCACCCTGGTACCTGCACGACTGGTCGGCCAACGGCAACCAGAAGCCGCAGACCTACCTCGACGCGATCGACGCGCGGTTGGCGCCATCGAGCGGGCTGGAGGAGTTCTGCCGCAAGGCGCAGTTCGTCAACTACGAGAGCATGCGCGCCATCTTCGAGGCGTGGAATGCCCTGCTGTGGAACGACGCCCGCGGCGTGCTGCTGTGGATGTCGCACCCGGCGTGGCACAGCACGGTGTGGCAGACCTACGACTACGACATGGACGTCAACGGCAGCTACTACGGCTCACGCAAGGGCTGCGAGCCGCACCACGTGCAGGCCAGCCTGGCGACGTGGCAGGTCAGCGCCGTCAACCACACGCCGGCGGCCGTTGCCGGCGCCACCGTGACGGCGCAGCTGTACGACCTCACCGGCAAGGCCCTCGGCGCGGCGCAGACGCAGAAGGTCGACGTCGCCGCCTCGTCGGTGACGCAGGCGTTCACGGTGCCGTTCGCGGATTCGCTGCCGGCGCTGCACCTGCTGCGGCTGCGGATGACCGACAGCAAGGGCAACCTGTTGTCCGAGAACACGTACTGGCGGTATCGCGCCGACACCGACATGCGGGCCCTGAACCAGGTGGCGGCGACGAGCGTTTCGGTGTCGCTCAAGCAGAGCGGCAACGCCTACAGCGCGGTCGTGAAGAACACCGGGAAGACGGTGGCGGCGATGGTTCGGTTGTCGCTGCGGGAGCACAACGGCAAGGACCGCGTGCTGCCCACGCTGTACGGCGACAACTACTTCTGGCTGCTGCCCGGCGAGAGCAAGACGGTCAGCGTGACGCCACGGAAGTCGGTGTCGCAGCCGCGGTTGCTGGTCGAGGGCTACAACGTGGCGACGACCCTGTCATGA
- a CDS encoding aldehyde dehydrogenase: MTIKRDLVIGGEDVPALDGRTTEDLNPYTGEVYAVVAAGGAADVTRAVDAAQQAFPAWSATSPAARRRIFLKAADIMETKADEAVALMAEEVGGVAGWAHFNLGLAAGILRDAAAAIGQPLGEVLSTETEGQLSLALREPAGVVAAFAPWNAPLILGTRSLAVPLAVGNTVVLKPSEDAPIACGLFLADVLREAGLPAGVLNVVTNAPADAADVARTLISDKRVRVVNFTGSTRVGRIIGTTAAEHIKPAVLELGGKNALLVLDDADIDYAVNAATFGAFHNAGQICMSADRLLVHRSVAAEFTEKLAAKASSLPHGDPTDPGTVIGPLITAAAAQRVSELVADAVAAGAALRAGGGQADGARYPATVLADVTPEMRIFNEEIFGPAVTVTTVDTDEQAIEIANNTDYGLTAGVLTEDARRGLAVARRLRTGIVHVNNQTVDDEPQVPFGGVKSSGYGRFGGRWGVEAFTSTRWVTVAGQHNGFPY; the protein is encoded by the coding sequence CCGTACACCGGGGAGGTGTACGCGGTGGTCGCGGCCGGCGGCGCGGCCGACGTCACCCGCGCCGTGGACGCGGCGCAGCAGGCGTTCCCGGCCTGGTCGGCGACCTCCCCGGCGGCCCGCCGCCGGATCTTCCTCAAGGCCGCCGACATCATGGAGACCAAGGCCGACGAGGCGGTCGCGCTGATGGCCGAGGAGGTCGGCGGGGTCGCCGGCTGGGCGCACTTCAACCTCGGCCTGGCCGCCGGCATCCTGCGCGACGCGGCCGCCGCGATCGGGCAGCCGCTCGGCGAGGTGCTGTCCACGGAGACCGAAGGGCAACTGTCGCTGGCGCTGCGCGAGCCGGCCGGCGTGGTGGCGGCGTTCGCGCCGTGGAACGCGCCGCTCATCCTGGGCACGCGGTCGCTGGCGGTGCCCCTCGCGGTCGGCAACACGGTGGTGCTCAAGCCCAGCGAGGACGCGCCGATCGCCTGCGGCCTGTTCCTCGCCGACGTGCTGCGCGAGGCCGGCCTCCCCGCCGGTGTGCTGAACGTCGTCACCAACGCGCCCGCCGACGCGGCCGACGTCGCGCGCACGTTGATCTCGGACAAGCGGGTCCGGGTCGTCAACTTCACCGGCTCCACCAGGGTCGGCCGGATCATCGGCACCACCGCCGCCGAGCACATCAAGCCCGCGGTGCTGGAGCTGGGCGGCAAGAACGCGCTGCTGGTGCTGGACGACGCCGACATCGACTACGCCGTGAACGCGGCGACCTTCGGCGCGTTCCACAACGCCGGCCAGATCTGCATGTCCGCGGACCGGCTGCTGGTGCACCGCTCGGTGGCCGCCGAGTTCACCGAGAAGCTGGCCGCGAAGGCGTCGTCGCTGCCGCACGGCGACCCGACCGACCCCGGCACCGTGATCGGGCCGCTGATCACCGCCGCCGCCGCGCAGCGGGTGTCCGAGCTGGTGGCCGACGCGGTCGCGGCCGGCGCGGCGCTGCGGGCCGGCGGCGGGCAGGCCGACGGAGCCCGCTACCCGGCGACCGTGCTGGCCGACGTCACCCCGGAGATGCGGATCTTCAACGAGGAGATCTTCGGCCCGGCGGTCACCGTGACCACTGTGGACACCGACGAGCAGGCCATCGAGATCGCCAACAACACCGACTACGGGCTGACCGCCGGCGTGCTCACCGAGGACGCCCGCCGCGGGCTGGCCGTCGCGCGGCGGCTGCGCACCGGCATCGTCCACGTCAACAACCAGACCGTGGACGACGAGCCGCAGGTGCCGTTCGGCGGCGTGAAGTCCAGCGGCTACGGCCGGTTCGGCGGGCGGTGGGGAGTGGAGGCCTTCACCTCGACCCGGTGGGTGACCGTCGCCGGGCAGCACAACGGGTTCCCCTACTGA
- a CDS encoding DUF4097 family beta strand repeat-containing protein, giving the protein MRRLLGIVGLVVVGACVAGGCGNLLPPQSMSDTKTLDQKVTAIKLDGRSGSLRVQGQAGLSKVTVERTIKYHDGSPNQDTYRVDGDVLVLTGQCGSNCDVSYEVTVPAGLPVSGQTSTGHIDLRNVGAVDVTTSTGGVDLTDVAGAVKAETTNGEITGTGLHAGGVQAHTTNGSIDLTLLEPADVTARTSNGQIKLAVPTGSYRLSTGTHNGHRKIGIADDPNGKNRLDLNTDNGSIEVTQA; this is encoded by the coding sequence ATGCGCAGGTTGTTGGGGATCGTCGGCCTCGTTGTCGTCGGGGCGTGCGTGGCCGGCGGCTGCGGCAACCTGCTGCCGCCGCAGTCCATGAGCGACACGAAGACGCTGGACCAGAAGGTCACCGCGATCAAGCTGGACGGCCGGTCCGGCAGCCTGCGCGTGCAGGGGCAGGCCGGGCTGTCCAAGGTGACCGTCGAGCGCACCATCAAGTACCACGACGGGTCGCCCAACCAGGACACCTACCGCGTCGACGGCGACGTGCTGGTGCTCACCGGCCAGTGCGGCAGCAACTGCGACGTCAGCTACGAGGTGACCGTGCCGGCCGGGCTGCCCGTCTCCGGCCAGACCTCGACCGGGCACATCGACCTGCGGAACGTCGGGGCGGTGGACGTCACCACGAGCACCGGCGGCGTGGACCTGACCGACGTGGCCGGGGCCGTGAAGGCCGAGACCACCAACGGCGAGATCACCGGGACCGGCCTGCATGCCGGGGGCGTGCAGGCCCACACCACCAACGGCTCGATCGACCTGACGCTGCTCGAGCCCGCCGACGTGACCGCGCGGACCAGCAACGGCCAGATCAAGCTCGCCGTGCCGACGGGGAGCTACCGGCTGTCGACGGGCACTCACAACGGCCACCGCAAGATCGGCATCGCGGACGACCCGAACGGCAAGAACCGCCTCGACCTGAACACCGACAACGGGTCCATCGAGGTGACGCAGGCCTAG